A genome region from Lytechinus pictus isolate F3 Inbred chromosome 14, Lp3.0, whole genome shotgun sequence includes the following:
- the LOC129276644 gene encoding NADH dehydrogenase [ubiquinone] 1 beta subcomplex subunit 5, mitochondrial-like, with the protein MVGLGKMAFVGSRLLCRSLQVVRLNSPLLRGAVRAECVPKHNQAGALIARGMAGGGGAKMFIKASRYTDLRFLRALRYYFLLTGVPLAIVVTFVNVFIGEAEYAEIPEGYVPKHWEYHKHPITRWLSRNFIASPQQEYEKMAHYMEIEGEKIKARSEEKEVRRLMRSRGEGHWYYYPVATPPNWKSQEEMKE; encoded by the exons ATGGTTGGGCTCGGCAAAATGGCGTTCGTCGGATCGAGATTGCTCTGCAGGAGTTTGCAGGTTGTGCGGCTTAATTCACCACTATTACGAGGGGCAGTGCGTGCAGAATGTGTCCCAAAACACAATCAAG CTGGAGCCCTGATAGCTCGAGGGATGGCCGGTGGAGGAGGAGCAAAGATGTTCATCAAAGCTTCCAGGTACACAGATCTTAGGTTTCTTCGAGCTCTG agatacTACTTCTTACTCACTGGTGTACCTTTAGCCATTGTTGTTACCTTTGTCAATGTATTTATAG GAGAGGCAGAGTATGCAGAGATTCCTGAGGGATATGTTCCAAAACATTGGGAATATCACAAG CATCCAATCACAAGGTGGCTTTCAAGAAACTTCATAGCCAGTCCACAGCAGGAGTACGAGAAGATGGCCCACTACATGGAGATTGAAGGAGAGAAGATCAAGGCCAG GAGTGAAGAAAAAGAGGTCAGACGTCTGATGAGGTCAAGGGGCGAAGGTCACTGGTATTACTACCCCGTAGCGACCCCACCCAACTGGAAATCCCAAGAAGAGATGAAGGAATAG